One genomic window of Channa argus isolate prfri chromosome 5, Channa argus male v1.0, whole genome shotgun sequence includes the following:
- the ppp1r3db gene encoding protein phosphatase 1, regulatory subunit 3Db, with protein MAGAWDKRKHQGSGEKIGAQHQFISGSSSGVSSTKIPTIRLRDLYDPKSQHPKAPVQIRPPGPRTPQVKEPQLMHSSSSDPPSKTIMRRRAKSLPSSAERKRELRSLQVRFVDSLGLNLEEVKVFKAQEYPLIPQHVLFRLLMNSELAFGRCAELSLPYFKPCFPKNLGAQPDFLKRLCAQSVCLEQVLCSEQGITGSIQVLNLAYEKEVTVHYSFTNWRTHTDTCASWVSSGYQEEGNNPHTDIFRFHLPVPPFILQPGAVLEFAICYRVKGSDYWDNNNGSNYKLSCHSYKVTVPRECEDSMLHFT; from the coding sequence ATGGCTGGAGCTTGGGATAAAAGGAAGCACCAAGGTTCTGGTGAGAAGATTGGAGCTCAGCATCAGTTCATTAGCGGCTCCAGCAGTGGTGTTTCCTCTACTAAAATCCCAACCATCCGTCTTCGGGATCTTTATGATCCCAAGTCTCAACATCCCAAAGCCCCTGTGCAAATTCGCCCTCCTGGTCCTAGAACTCCCCAAGTAAAAGAACCTCAATTAATGCATAGTTCATCCAGTGATCCTCCAAGTAAGACCATCATGAGGAGACGAGCTAAGTCTCTTCCATCgtctgcagagaggaagagagaactCAGGAGCTTGCAGGTACGCTTTGTGGATTCACTGGGCCTGAACTTAGAGGAAGTTAAGGTGTTCAAAGCTCAAGAGTACCCCCTGATACCCCAACACGTTCTGTTCAGACTGCTGATGAACTCTGAACTGGCTTTCGGAAGGTGCGCAGAGCTATCCCTCCCTTACTTCAAACCTTGCTTTCCTAAAAATCTGGGAGCTCAGCCGGACTTCCTGAAGCGCCTCTGTgcacagagtgtgtgtctggAGCAGGTCCTGTGTTCAGAGCAGGGGATAACAGGCAGTATACAAGTACTTAATTTAGCTTATGAGAAGGAGGTTACAGTGCACTACTCTTTCACCAActggagaacacacacagacacgtgcGCATCCTGGGTATCAAGTGGGTACCAAGAGGAAGGCAACAATCCACATACTGATATCTTCAGATTTCATCTACCAGTTCCTCCCTTCATTTTACAGCCAGGGGCTGTTTTGGAATTTGCCATTTGCTACCGTGTAAAAGGATCTGATTACTGGGACAACAACAATGGCAGCAATTATAAACTGTCATGCCACAGCTACAAGGTCACTGTGCCAAGGGAGTGTGAGGATAGCATGCTGCATTTTACCTGA
- the phactr3b gene encoding phosphatase and actin regulator 3b isoform X1 — MASSDGLDEDCVLQRGRSQSDPSSITEVRLGEAQRPDVMDQQRALHSGCLVSGLRTPPVRRNSKLASLGRIFKPWKWRKKKNEKLKPSATVEKKAAVRQKRDDLVRRNPGEEETDSDLACGGNNEDQDSSIHSDGEDRDEEPVAPLASTNEDLGSDLETSTVQDVTEDSKTVEDPCQSEDGEDESISLSDPSDEQLMGKLELAEGKQEMTVAQPQRRASTPPPPTLPVKLLTRLGSLDGAPKVPVKKSPATLPRNFTLPKDHNGSLLRGRISTPTGSPHLGVLNPQLPPSCIIEELHRALATKHRQDSFQAKEVRSPPKRRLDGRLSRTSSTEKEPAGESENKKEYDENKENRRLDEYLSDQDSWNESVISGTLPRRMRKELLAVKLRNRPSKQELEDRNIFPVRSDQERQEIRQQIEMKLAKRLSQRPAVEELESRNILKQRNDQTEQDERREIKQRLNRKLNQRPTVDELRDRKILIRFSDYVEVAKAQDYDRRADKPWTRLSAADKAAIRKELNEFKSNEMEVHSSSKHLTRFHRP; from the exons aTGTGATGGATCAGCAGAGGGCGCTGCATTCAGGTTGTTTAGTCTCGGGGCTACGTACGCCTCCTGTTCGACGCAACAGCAAGCTGGCCAGCCTAGGACGCATCTTCAAGCCATGGaagtggaggaaaaagaaaaacgaaaAGCTGAAGCCCTCTGCAA CAGTGGAGAAGAAGGCGGCTGTACGACAGAAGAGAGATGACCTCGTCAGGAGAAACCCTGGGGAGGAGGAGACAG ATTCTGATCTCGCTTGTGGGGGCAACAACGAAGATCAAGACAGTTCGATACACTCGGATGGTGAGGACAGAGATGAGGAGCCTGTGGCACCACTGGCAAGCACTAATGAAGACCTGGGCAGTGATTTAGAAACATCAACAG TACAAGATGTGACTGAAGACTCAAAGACAGTAGAAGATCCCTGTCAGAGCGAAGATGGAGAAGACGAGAGCATTTCATTAAGTGACCCCAGCGATGAGCAGTTAATGGGGAAGTTGGAGCTGGCTGAGGGGAAGCAGGAGATGACGGTGGCTCAACCTCAGAGACGAGCCAGCACCCCTCCTCCGCCCACCCTGCCAGTCAAACTCCTCACCAGGCTGGGTAGCCTAGATG GGGCTCCCAAAGTTCCCGTGAAGAAGTCCCCCGCCACGTTACCCAGGAACTTTACTCTTCCCAAAGATCATAATGGATCCCTGTTGAGAGGCAGGATCTCCACACCCACTGGGTCCCCACACCTCGGCGTGCTAAATCCACAGCTGCCCCCCAGCTGCATCATTGAGGAACTACACCGTGCCCTGGCCACTAAACACAGACAGGACAG TTTCCAGGCAAAGGAAGTGCGCTCCCCTCCTAAACGCCGGCTGGATGGCCGTCTGTCCCGCACGTCCAGCACAGAGAAGGAGCCAGCCGGGGAGTCGGAGAACAAGAAGGAGTATGATGAGAACAAGGAGAACAGACGTCTAGACGAGTACTTGAGCGACCAGGACAGCTGGAATGAGTCTGTGATCTCTG GGACCCTCCCACGCAGGATGAGGAAGGAGCTGCTGGCTGTGAAGCTTCGGAACCGGCCCAGCAAGCAGGAACTGGAGGACCGCAATATCTTCCCAGTCCGGAGTGATCAGGAGCGGCAGGAAATCCGCCAGCAGATAGAGATGAAGCTGGCCAA GAGACTGAGCCAGAGACCGGcggtggaggagctggagagtCGAAATATCTTGAAAC AAAGAAATGACCAGACAGAAcaggatgagaggagagaaatCAAACAGCGGCTCAACAGAAAG ttgAACCAGCGGCCGACGGTGGACGAGCTGCGGGACAGAAAGATCCTGATCCGTTTCAGTGACTATGTGGAAGTGGCCAAAGCTCAGGACTATGACAGGAGAGCTGACAAGCCCTGGACCAGACTGTCAGCTGCTGACAAG GCGGCAATACGCAAGGAGCTGAATGAATTCAAAAGCAACGAGATGGAAGTGCATTCTTCAAGCAAGCATCTGACAAG GTTCCACCGGCCTTAG
- the phactr3b gene encoding phosphatase and actin regulator 3b isoform X3 — protein MASSDGLDEDCVLQRGRSQSDPSSITEVRLGEAQRPDVMDQQRALHSGCLVSGLRTPPVRRNSKLASLGRIFKPWKWRKKKNEKLKPSANSDLACGGNNEDQDSSIHSDGEDRDEEPVAPLASTNEDLGSDLETSTVQDVTEDSKTVEDPCQSEDGEDESISLSDPSDEQLMGKLELAEGKQEMTVAQPQRRASTPPPPTLPVKLLTRLGSLDGAPKVPVKKSPATLPRNFTLPKDHNGSLLRGRISTPTGSPHLGVLNPQLPPSCIIEELHRALATKHRQDSFQAKEVRSPPKRRLDGRLSRTSSTEKEPAGESENKKEYDENKENRRLDEYLSDQDSWNESVISGTLPRRMRKELLAVKLRNRPSKQELEDRNIFPVRSDQERQEIRQQIEMKLAKRLSQRPAVEELESRNILKQRNDQTEQDERREIKQRLNRKLNQRPTVDELRDRKILIRFSDYVEVAKAQDYDRRADKPWTRLSAADKAAIRKELNEFKSNEMEVHSSSKHLTRFHRP, from the exons aTGTGATGGATCAGCAGAGGGCGCTGCATTCAGGTTGTTTAGTCTCGGGGCTACGTACGCCTCCTGTTCGACGCAACAGCAAGCTGGCCAGCCTAGGACGCATCTTCAAGCCATGGaagtggaggaaaaagaaaaacgaaaAGCTGAAGCCCTCTGCAA ATTCTGATCTCGCTTGTGGGGGCAACAACGAAGATCAAGACAGTTCGATACACTCGGATGGTGAGGACAGAGATGAGGAGCCTGTGGCACCACTGGCAAGCACTAATGAAGACCTGGGCAGTGATTTAGAAACATCAACAG TACAAGATGTGACTGAAGACTCAAAGACAGTAGAAGATCCCTGTCAGAGCGAAGATGGAGAAGACGAGAGCATTTCATTAAGTGACCCCAGCGATGAGCAGTTAATGGGGAAGTTGGAGCTGGCTGAGGGGAAGCAGGAGATGACGGTGGCTCAACCTCAGAGACGAGCCAGCACCCCTCCTCCGCCCACCCTGCCAGTCAAACTCCTCACCAGGCTGGGTAGCCTAGATG GGGCTCCCAAAGTTCCCGTGAAGAAGTCCCCCGCCACGTTACCCAGGAACTTTACTCTTCCCAAAGATCATAATGGATCCCTGTTGAGAGGCAGGATCTCCACACCCACTGGGTCCCCACACCTCGGCGTGCTAAATCCACAGCTGCCCCCCAGCTGCATCATTGAGGAACTACACCGTGCCCTGGCCACTAAACACAGACAGGACAG TTTCCAGGCAAAGGAAGTGCGCTCCCCTCCTAAACGCCGGCTGGATGGCCGTCTGTCCCGCACGTCCAGCACAGAGAAGGAGCCAGCCGGGGAGTCGGAGAACAAGAAGGAGTATGATGAGAACAAGGAGAACAGACGTCTAGACGAGTACTTGAGCGACCAGGACAGCTGGAATGAGTCTGTGATCTCTG GGACCCTCCCACGCAGGATGAGGAAGGAGCTGCTGGCTGTGAAGCTTCGGAACCGGCCCAGCAAGCAGGAACTGGAGGACCGCAATATCTTCCCAGTCCGGAGTGATCAGGAGCGGCAGGAAATCCGCCAGCAGATAGAGATGAAGCTGGCCAA GAGACTGAGCCAGAGACCGGcggtggaggagctggagagtCGAAATATCTTGAAAC AAAGAAATGACCAGACAGAAcaggatgagaggagagaaatCAAACAGCGGCTCAACAGAAAG ttgAACCAGCGGCCGACGGTGGACGAGCTGCGGGACAGAAAGATCCTGATCCGTTTCAGTGACTATGTGGAAGTGGCCAAAGCTCAGGACTATGACAGGAGAGCTGACAAGCCCTGGACCAGACTGTCAGCTGCTGACAAG GCGGCAATACGCAAGGAGCTGAATGAATTCAAAAGCAACGAGATGGAAGTGCATTCTTCAAGCAAGCATCTGACAAG GTTCCACCGGCCTTAG
- the phactr3b gene encoding phosphatase and actin regulator 3b isoform X2 produces MASSDGLDEDCVLQRGRSQSDPSSITEVRLGEAQRPDVMDQQRALHSGCLVSGLRTPPVRRNSKLASLGRIFKPWKWRKKKNEKLKPSAMEKKAAVRQKRDDLVRRNPGEEETDSDLACGGNNEDQDSSIHSDGEDRDEEPVAPLASTNEDLGSDLETSTVQDVTEDSKTVEDPCQSEDGEDESISLSDPSDEQLMGKLELAEGKQEMTVAQPQRRASTPPPPTLPVKLLTRLGSLDGAPKVPVKKSPATLPRNFTLPKDHNGSLLRGRISTPTGSPHLGVLNPQLPPSCIIEELHRALATKHRQDSFQAKEVRSPPKRRLDGRLSRTSSTEKEPAGESENKKEYDENKENRRLDEYLSDQDSWNESVISGTLPRRMRKELLAVKLRNRPSKQELEDRNIFPVRSDQERQEIRQQIEMKLAKRLSQRPAVEELESRNILKQRNDQTEQDERREIKQRLNRKLNQRPTVDELRDRKILIRFSDYVEVAKAQDYDRRADKPWTRLSAADKAAIRKELNEFKSNEMEVHSSSKHLTRFHRP; encoded by the exons aTGTGATGGATCAGCAGAGGGCGCTGCATTCAGGTTGTTTAGTCTCGGGGCTACGTACGCCTCCTGTTCGACGCAACAGCAAGCTGGCCAGCCTAGGACGCATCTTCAAGCCATGGaagtggaggaaaaagaaaaacgaaaAGCTGAAGCCCTCTGCAA TGGAGAAGAAGGCGGCTGTACGACAGAAGAGAGATGACCTCGTCAGGAGAAACCCTGGGGAGGAGGAGACAG ATTCTGATCTCGCTTGTGGGGGCAACAACGAAGATCAAGACAGTTCGATACACTCGGATGGTGAGGACAGAGATGAGGAGCCTGTGGCACCACTGGCAAGCACTAATGAAGACCTGGGCAGTGATTTAGAAACATCAACAG TACAAGATGTGACTGAAGACTCAAAGACAGTAGAAGATCCCTGTCAGAGCGAAGATGGAGAAGACGAGAGCATTTCATTAAGTGACCCCAGCGATGAGCAGTTAATGGGGAAGTTGGAGCTGGCTGAGGGGAAGCAGGAGATGACGGTGGCTCAACCTCAGAGACGAGCCAGCACCCCTCCTCCGCCCACCCTGCCAGTCAAACTCCTCACCAGGCTGGGTAGCCTAGATG GGGCTCCCAAAGTTCCCGTGAAGAAGTCCCCCGCCACGTTACCCAGGAACTTTACTCTTCCCAAAGATCATAATGGATCCCTGTTGAGAGGCAGGATCTCCACACCCACTGGGTCCCCACACCTCGGCGTGCTAAATCCACAGCTGCCCCCCAGCTGCATCATTGAGGAACTACACCGTGCCCTGGCCACTAAACACAGACAGGACAG TTTCCAGGCAAAGGAAGTGCGCTCCCCTCCTAAACGCCGGCTGGATGGCCGTCTGTCCCGCACGTCCAGCACAGAGAAGGAGCCAGCCGGGGAGTCGGAGAACAAGAAGGAGTATGATGAGAACAAGGAGAACAGACGTCTAGACGAGTACTTGAGCGACCAGGACAGCTGGAATGAGTCTGTGATCTCTG GGACCCTCCCACGCAGGATGAGGAAGGAGCTGCTGGCTGTGAAGCTTCGGAACCGGCCCAGCAAGCAGGAACTGGAGGACCGCAATATCTTCCCAGTCCGGAGTGATCAGGAGCGGCAGGAAATCCGCCAGCAGATAGAGATGAAGCTGGCCAA GAGACTGAGCCAGAGACCGGcggtggaggagctggagagtCGAAATATCTTGAAAC AAAGAAATGACCAGACAGAAcaggatgagaggagagaaatCAAACAGCGGCTCAACAGAAAG ttgAACCAGCGGCCGACGGTGGACGAGCTGCGGGACAGAAAGATCCTGATCCGTTTCAGTGACTATGTGGAAGTGGCCAAAGCTCAGGACTATGACAGGAGAGCTGACAAGCCCTGGACCAGACTGTCAGCTGCTGACAAG GCGGCAATACGCAAGGAGCTGAATGAATTCAAAAGCAACGAGATGGAAGTGCATTCTTCAAGCAAGCATCTGACAAG GTTCCACCGGCCTTAG
- the phactr3b gene encoding phosphatase and actin regulator 3b isoform X4, whose product MIYVMDQQRALHSGCLVSGLRTPPVRRNSKLASLGRIFKPWKWRKKKNEKLKPSATVEKKAAVRQKRDDLVRRNPGEEETDSDLACGGNNEDQDSSIHSDGEDRDEEPVAPLASTNEDLGSDLETSTVQDVTEDSKTVEDPCQSEDGEDESISLSDPSDEQLMGKLELAEGKQEMTVAQPQRRASTPPPPTLPVKLLTRLGSLDGAPKVPVKKSPATLPRNFTLPKDHNGSLLRGRISTPTGSPHLGVLNPQLPPSCIIEELHRALATKHRQDSFQAKEVRSPPKRRLDGRLSRTSSTEKEPAGESENKKEYDENKENRRLDEYLSDQDSWNESVISGTLPRRMRKELLAVKLRNRPSKQELEDRNIFPVRSDQERQEIRQQIEMKLAKRLSQRPAVEELESRNILKQRNDQTEQDERREIKQRLNRKLNQRPTVDELRDRKILIRFSDYVEVAKAQDYDRRADKPWTRLSAADKAAIRKELNEFKSNEMEVHSSSKHLTRFHRP is encoded by the exons aTGTGATGGATCAGCAGAGGGCGCTGCATTCAGGTTGTTTAGTCTCGGGGCTACGTACGCCTCCTGTTCGACGCAACAGCAAGCTGGCCAGCCTAGGACGCATCTTCAAGCCATGGaagtggaggaaaaagaaaaacgaaaAGCTGAAGCCCTCTGCAA CAGTGGAGAAGAAGGCGGCTGTACGACAGAAGAGAGATGACCTCGTCAGGAGAAACCCTGGGGAGGAGGAGACAG ATTCTGATCTCGCTTGTGGGGGCAACAACGAAGATCAAGACAGTTCGATACACTCGGATGGTGAGGACAGAGATGAGGAGCCTGTGGCACCACTGGCAAGCACTAATGAAGACCTGGGCAGTGATTTAGAAACATCAACAG TACAAGATGTGACTGAAGACTCAAAGACAGTAGAAGATCCCTGTCAGAGCGAAGATGGAGAAGACGAGAGCATTTCATTAAGTGACCCCAGCGATGAGCAGTTAATGGGGAAGTTGGAGCTGGCTGAGGGGAAGCAGGAGATGACGGTGGCTCAACCTCAGAGACGAGCCAGCACCCCTCCTCCGCCCACCCTGCCAGTCAAACTCCTCACCAGGCTGGGTAGCCTAGATG GGGCTCCCAAAGTTCCCGTGAAGAAGTCCCCCGCCACGTTACCCAGGAACTTTACTCTTCCCAAAGATCATAATGGATCCCTGTTGAGAGGCAGGATCTCCACACCCACTGGGTCCCCACACCTCGGCGTGCTAAATCCACAGCTGCCCCCCAGCTGCATCATTGAGGAACTACACCGTGCCCTGGCCACTAAACACAGACAGGACAG TTTCCAGGCAAAGGAAGTGCGCTCCCCTCCTAAACGCCGGCTGGATGGCCGTCTGTCCCGCACGTCCAGCACAGAGAAGGAGCCAGCCGGGGAGTCGGAGAACAAGAAGGAGTATGATGAGAACAAGGAGAACAGACGTCTAGACGAGTACTTGAGCGACCAGGACAGCTGGAATGAGTCTGTGATCTCTG GGACCCTCCCACGCAGGATGAGGAAGGAGCTGCTGGCTGTGAAGCTTCGGAACCGGCCCAGCAAGCAGGAACTGGAGGACCGCAATATCTTCCCAGTCCGGAGTGATCAGGAGCGGCAGGAAATCCGCCAGCAGATAGAGATGAAGCTGGCCAA GAGACTGAGCCAGAGACCGGcggtggaggagctggagagtCGAAATATCTTGAAAC AAAGAAATGACCAGACAGAAcaggatgagaggagagaaatCAAACAGCGGCTCAACAGAAAG ttgAACCAGCGGCCGACGGTGGACGAGCTGCGGGACAGAAAGATCCTGATCCGTTTCAGTGACTATGTGGAAGTGGCCAAAGCTCAGGACTATGACAGGAGAGCTGACAAGCCCTGGACCAGACTGTCAGCTGCTGACAAG GCGGCAATACGCAAGGAGCTGAATGAATTCAAAAGCAACGAGATGGAAGTGCATTCTTCAAGCAAGCATCTGACAAG GTTCCACCGGCCTTAG